Proteins found in one Desulfovibrio sp. genomic segment:
- a CDS encoding tRNA (adenine-N1)-methyltransferase has protein sequence MIPFGTLVVYVTPKGRRYVKRLVEGQDWHSNDGTLVSTEVAQADLGSVVYTNQNVPIQVMEATLYDRLKGLKRQTQIIYPKDIAYICLRLGAGPGRTIIEAGCGSGGLTTGLSWFCGPTGRVVSHEAREEFMKLARRNLEWAGVGENVELHNRDVAEGFAVTGADALFLDVRTPWEYLDHALAAVRPGASFGFLLPTVDQVSKLLLGLERGPFADVEVCEILIRRWKPVADRLRPEDRMTAHTGFLVFARQQNRSADFDSRKPMGTRERKQEAARQARLGLTDEAPEALEGDME, from the coding sequence ATGATTCCCTTCGGTACGCTTGTCGTCTATGTAACCCCCAAGGGCCGCCGCTATGTCAAACGCCTCGTTGAAGGCCAGGACTGGCATAGCAATGATGGCACCCTTGTTTCCACCGAGGTGGCGCAGGCTGACCTTGGCTCTGTGGTCTACACCAACCAGAATGTGCCCATCCAGGTGATGGAAGCCACCCTGTATGACCGCCTCAAGGGCCTCAAGCGTCAGACGCAGATCATCTACCCCAAGGATATCGCCTATATCTGCCTGCGCCTCGGCGCTGGCCCGGGGCGTACCATCATAGAGGCGGGCTGCGGTTCCGGCGGCCTGACCACGGGCCTTTCGTGGTTCTGCGGCCCCACCGGGCGCGTGGTGAGCCATGAGGCCCGCGAGGAATTCATGAAGCTGGCGCGCCGCAACCTTGAGTGGGCTGGCGTGGGCGAAAATGTGGAACTGCACAACCGCGATGTGGCCGAAGGCTTTGCCGTGACCGGTGCGGACGCGCTCTTCCTTGATGTGCGCACCCCGTGGGAATACCTCGACCATGCCCTGGCCGCAGTGCGCCCTGGTGCGAGCTTCGGCTTTTTGCTGCCCACAGTTGACCAGGTGAGCAAACTGCTGCTGGGCCTTGAGCGTGGCCCCTTTGCCGATGTGGAAGTGTGCGAGATTCTTATCCGCCGCTGGAAGCCCGTGGCTGACCGCCTGCGCCCCGAAGACCGCATGACGGCCCACACGGGTTTTCTGGTCTTTGCCCGCCAGCAGAATCGCAGCGCGGACTTTGATTCGCGCAAGCCCATGGGCACGCGTGAGCGCAAGCAGGAAGCCGCCCGTCAGGCCCGCCTTGGTCTGACTGACGAAGCCCCTGAAGCTCTTGAAGGTGATATGGAATGA
- a CDS encoding multidrug efflux SMR transporter: protein MNPWVVLIAAGLCEIGWPLGFKVAQTAPAWRVAAISLSVASMALSGWLLFLAQKQIPMGTAYAVWTGIGAAGTFILGVLVFGDALNWGRALGVAMIIGGVVVLKAMTP, encoded by the coding sequence ATGAATCCCTGGGTAGTGCTCATTGCAGCGGGCTTGTGCGAGATCGGCTGGCCCCTCGGATTCAAGGTGGCGCAAACAGCGCCCGCATGGCGTGTGGCGGCCATTTCCCTTTCCGTTGCCAGCATGGCCCTGAGCGGCTGGCTGCTCTTTCTGGCTCAAAAGCAGATCCCCATGGGCACGGCCTACGCCGTGTGGACGGGGATAGGCGCAGCGGGAACATTCATTCTTGGCGTTCTTGTGTTTGGCGATGCCCTCAACTGGGGCCGAGCGCTGGGCGTTGCCATGATTATTGGCGGCGTGGTTGTGCTGAAAGCAATGACGCCCTGA
- a CDS encoding MFS transporter, with product MVPVYYWLPALGCLGMGFMFLNVSAVAEQFRSLFSLNYAGLGVFLSAPFWAHTLVQVPAGLVVDRLGTLRTLALSALLCAAGGFVPLLLPHNMVLAVCMRMLIGLATGLLFLSMVSAVKTLCPPAFMSRAQGLQGAAFSLGTMVPFIVLPYFGESGWAAAYSLGGLLSVALLASLLCPPLAPLRRETRTEPTSAGNVLRVLGQVARNRRLWFIGCCHGFSFGTITALGNWLSVMLADSASSGAVAGSSNAEAWALPTSLVLLAGTMARIAGGELGRAVPKQKLLVGFVLGIGLFYLLLALAGSTWMLLACAFALAVCCGGTYASVFTLTIEAAGASHTATGIGFMSMLANCVNVGLILLLGVVREYLGGFAPALALSSVCVLLLLLWGRSITWQCREE from the coding sequence ATGGTTCCTGTTTATTACTGGCTTCCTGCTCTGGGCTGCCTGGGCATGGGCTTTATGTTTCTGAACGTATCTGCCGTGGCGGAGCAGTTCAGGAGTCTTTTCAGCCTCAATTACGCAGGGCTTGGTGTCTTTCTCAGCGCGCCCTTTTGGGCGCATACGTTGGTGCAGGTTCCTGCGGGCCTTGTGGTGGACAGGCTGGGTACACTACGCACACTGGCGCTCTCGGCTCTTTTGTGCGCCGCTGGCGGCTTTGTGCCCTTGCTTCTGCCGCACAACATGGTTCTGGCCGTGTGCATGCGCATGCTCATCGGGCTGGCTACGGGCTTGCTGTTCCTTTCAATGGTTTCCGCCGTCAAAACCCTGTGCCCCCCGGCCTTTATGAGCCGGGCGCAAGGCTTGCAGGGCGCGGCATTCAGCCTGGGAACAATGGTTCCCTTTATCGTGCTGCCATATTTTGGTGAAAGCGGCTGGGCGGCAGCCTATAGTCTGGGTGGCCTTTTGTCCGTGGCCTTGCTGGCTTCGCTCCTGTGCCCGCCCCTTGCGCCGCTGCGCCGGGAAACCAGAACAGAACCGACCTCTGCGGGCAATGTGCTGCGCGTGCTGGGGCAGGTGGCGCGCAACAGGCGGCTGTGGTTTATCGGCTGCTGTCACGGATTTTCTTTTGGCACCATAACGGCTCTGGGCAACTGGCTTTCCGTGATGCTGGCGGACAGCGCCAGTTCTGGGGCCGTTGCAGGCAGCAGCAACGCAGAAGCCTGGGCATTGCCGACAAGCCTTGTGCTGCTGGCAGGCACAATGGCGCGGATTGCTGGCGGCGAGCTTGGCCGCGCCGTGCCCAAGCAGAAACTACTTGTGGGCTTTGTGCTTGGCATCGGGCTTTTTTATCTGCTTCTGGCTCTGGCGGGCAGCACCTGGATGTTGCTGGCCTGCGCCTTTGCCTTGGCTGTGTGCTGCGGCGGCACCTATGCCTCTGTTTTTACCCTGACCATTGAGGCCGCTGGGGCCAGCCATACGGCAACAGGCATCGGCTTCATGTCCATGCTTGCCAACTGCGTGAATGTGGGGCTGATTCTGTTGCTGGGCGTGGTGCGCGAATACTTGGGCGGCTTTGCTCCGGCGCTGGCGCTTAGCAGCGTGTGCGTGCTGCTCCTGCTTTTGTGGGGTCGTTCCATCACGTGGCAATGCCGGGAAGAATAA
- a CDS encoding heavy metal translocating P-type ATPase, protein MSTTTDKACPLRFDISGMHCAACSSRIERVVGRMEGVEKISVNLAAASAEVWPGDGQDIDLQQRIMERVAALGFSASPVADDDAARQFEEGKARAAADIQARLRRLLPMVAFAVPLLVISMGHMLGLPLPQALDPHLSPRAFMLAQLVLTLPVVWLGRHFYVDGIKALLRKAPAMDSLVAVGTGAAFLFSLGNTLLGLAGSEPMTRAMNLYYESCAVLLTMIEFGQYLEAVAKRRAGDAMGALMSLTPETALRLNPDDAAATPEETPLAQVRVGDHLLLRPGGRVPVDGTVLTGKSAVDLSLLTGESIPVPIGPGDKLAAGSVNGEGSLTFVADAVGGNTRLARIIRLVREAQGSKAPIARLADRVSFYFVPAVMFIALVAALAWLVLSSEPITTPLTIFVAVLVMACPCAMGLATPMSIMVGTGRGAQLGVLIKNGAALEQAGHISVLAVDKTGTLTTGKPVLTGVTLLDAPAGMDENALLGMAASLEARSEHPLALALVGAARERNLASLPVDDVQVAPGMGISGRVKLDGVDYGLAVGNRTFMTERGLSVSEEAQQKLALLAEAGQTPLLLALENNGGTSLVGILALADALRPESASVVAALRGMGVRVVMLTGDNERTAKAVAALAGVEEIAAGLLPADKAAYVRRMQDEGHVVGMVGDGINDAPALAAANVGMAVGTGVDVSAEAGDIVLMRDGMEAVLTALALSRATMRNIRQNLFWAFGYNVLGLPVAAGLLHAFGGPMLSPMLAGTAMALSSVSVVTNALRLRFFKITR, encoded by the coding sequence ATGAGTACAACTACGGATAAAGCCTGCCCTTTGCGTTTTGACATCAGCGGCATGCACTGCGCCGCCTGCTCCTCGCGCATTGAGCGGGTGGTGGGGCGCATGGAAGGGGTGGAAAAAATCAGCGTGAACCTTGCTGCCGCCAGCGCCGAAGTGTGGCCTGGCGATGGGCAGGACATCGATTTGCAGCAAAGGATAATGGAGCGTGTGGCCGCCCTTGGGTTCAGCGCGTCTCCCGTTGCGGACGATGACGCCGCCCGTCAGTTTGAAGAAGGCAAGGCCAGGGCTGCGGCAGACATTCAGGCCCGTTTGCGCCGTCTGCTCCCCATGGTCGCATTTGCGGTTCCCCTACTGGTTATATCCATGGGGCACATGCTCGGCCTGCCATTGCCGCAGGCGCTTGATCCTCATCTTTCGCCACGCGCCTTCATGTTGGCGCAGCTTGTGCTCACCTTGCCCGTAGTGTGGCTGGGCCGCCATTTTTATGTGGATGGCATCAAGGCCCTCCTGCGCAAGGCTCCCGCCATGGACAGCCTTGTGGCCGTAGGCACGGGCGCTGCCTTTTTGTTCAGCCTTGGCAACACCCTGCTGGGGCTTGCTGGCAGCGAACCCATGACCCGCGCCATGAACCTGTATTATGAATCCTGCGCTGTACTGCTGACCATGATCGAATTCGGGCAGTATCTGGAGGCAGTTGCCAAGCGTCGCGCGGGTGATGCAATGGGCGCGCTCATGAGCCTGACGCCGGAAACAGCCCTGCGGCTCAATCCTGACGATGCCGCCGCCACGCCGGAAGAAACACCTCTGGCTCAGGTGCGCGTGGGCGATCATTTGTTGCTGCGTCCTGGCGGGCGTGTGCCCGTTGACGGCACCGTACTGACCGGCAAAAGCGCTGTTGATCTGTCGCTGCTCACGGGTGAATCCATCCCGGTACCCATCGGGCCGGGGGACAAACTGGCTGCGGGCAGCGTAAACGGTGAAGGCTCGCTGACCTTTGTGGCCGACGCCGTGGGCGGCAACACCCGCCTTGCCCGCATCATACGGCTGGTGCGCGAGGCTCAGGGCAGCAAGGCCCCCATCGCCCGTCTGGCCGACAGGGTAAGTTTTTATTTTGTGCCCGCCGTTATGTTTATTGCCCTTGTGGCGGCCCTTGCATGGCTTGTGCTCAGCTCTGAACCCATCACAACGCCGCTGACGATTTTTGTGGCTGTGCTGGTCATGGCCTGCCCATGCGCCATGGGCCTTGCCACGCCCATGTCCATCATGGTGGGCACGGGGCGGGGCGCGCAGCTTGGCGTGTTGATCAAGAACGGCGCTGCACTGGAACAGGCCGGGCATATCAGTGTGCTGGCCGTGGACAAAACAGGCACCCTCACCACGGGCAAACCCGTGCTGACAGGCGTGACCCTGCTGGATGCCCCTGCGGGCATGGACGAAAATGCGCTGCTTGGCATGGCTGCCTCGCTGGAGGCGCGCTCCGAGCATCCGCTGGCCCTGGCCCTTGTGGGCGCTGCAAGGGAGCGCAACCTCGCATCCCTACCCGTGGATGATGTGCAGGTTGCGCCCGGCATGGGTATTTCTGGCCGTGTGAAGCTTGATGGCGTGGATTACGGACTTGCCGTGGGCAACAGAACATTCATGACTGAGCGCGGGCTTTCCGTATCGGAAGAAGCGCAGCAAAAGCTGGCCCTGCTGGCCGAGGCGGGGCAGACGCCCCTGCTGCTGGCCCTTGAAAACAATGGCGGAACCAGCCTCGTGGGCATTCTGGCCCTTGCGGACGCCCTCCGGCCCGAGTCCGCTTCAGTGGTGGCGGCCCTGCGCGGCATGGGCGTGCGCGTGGTCATGCTGACGGGCGACAACGAACGCACCGCAAAAGCCGTGGCGGCGCTGGCCGGCGTGGAAGAGATCGCCGCAGGGCTGCTGCCCGCAGACAAGGCCGCCTATGTGCGCCGGATGCAGGATGAAGGGCATGTGGTGGGCATGGTGGGCGACGGCATCAATGATGCCCCGGCTCTGGCTGCCGCCAATGTGGGCATGGCAGTGGGCACGGGTGTGGACGTGAGCGCCGAAGCGGGCGACATTGTGCTCATGCGGGACGGCATGGAAGCCGTGCTCACGGCTCTGGCACTCTCGCGCGCGACCATGCGCAACATCCGCCAGAACCTCTTTTGGGCATTCGGCTACAACGTGCTCGGTCTGCCTGTGGCGGCAGGGCTGCTGCACGCTTTTGGCGGCCCCATGCTTTCGCCCATGCTGGCGGGCACTGCCATGGCGCTTTCTTCCGTTTCTGTCGTTACCAACGCTTTGCGCCTGCGTTTTTTCAAGATCACACGCTAG
- a CDS encoding heavy-metal-associated domain-containing protein, translating into MKTLKVNGMRCGHCKAAVEEAAAKISGVANPQVSLEDKELRFEESGPVDMQALKTAIINIGFDPE; encoded by the coding sequence ATGAAAACCCTGAAAGTCAATGGCATGCGTTGCGGCCACTGCAAGGCCGCTGTGGAAGAAGCTGCGGCAAAGATATCTGGCGTTGCCAATCCCCAGGTCAGCCTTGAGGATAAAGAGCTGCGCTTTGAAGAAAGCGGGCCCGTAGATATGCAGGCCCTGAAAACTGCCATCATCAACATTGGTTTTGACCCGGAATAA
- a CDS encoding M99 family carboxypeptidase catalytic domain-containing protein, producing the protein MQTQTTRIISILCAGKGIFQALLFFFLCCFLVAAPSVAAPGNFTLDFTTIRLGDDAPELTQAIPAVVRPDDSVAANADTDAAVQQATPASPVVLVVGGIQGDEPGGFSAATLLTTHYTIRKGVLWVVPNLNFPSIIKRSRGLHGDMNRKFAKLDNRDPEFGTVRRIQELISHPRVALVLNLHDGSGYYRPTFEDKLRNPNRWGQSVIIDQEALDGVFMGSLGNEARQAAESANSKLLSPQHALHVHNTRTAEGDHEMDKSLSYYAVRQGKAAFGLEASKEFPVEVRAYYHLLMVESFLAQAGVEFTRSFALTPEGVREALLDKLDVTFADNKVFLPLEDVRPAINLLPLSKDAPAQAVTSKPIMAVLPCAKGEEGQYCVHYGNRMITLIRPDWREMDHSITGMRVLADGHETEAPFGQVLEVTKSLLVQPAEGYRVNAIGYDSGRKDESGETMTLKDFQSRFSVDRQGRLYRVEVYKDQRFSGMFLVRFGSGSNRLTSKETPSIPTDRLPDKPGQESNLGF; encoded by the coding sequence ATGCAAACACAAACCACACGCATCATCAGCATATTGTGCGCGGGCAAGGGCATTTTTCAAGCCCTTCTGTTCTTTTTCCTGTGCTGTTTTTTGGTGGCTGCACCCTCTGTGGCTGCACCCGGCAACTTTACGCTGGACTTTACAACTATCCGACTGGGCGACGACGCCCCGGAACTGACGCAGGCCATCCCCGCCGTTGTACGCCCTGACGACAGTGTTGCTGCAAACGCTGATACTGATGCCGCCGTGCAGCAGGCGACTCCTGCTTCGCCGGTGGTGCTGGTGGTTGGCGGCATTCAGGGGGACGAACCGGGTGGATTTTCTGCCGCGACACTGCTGACCACGCACTACACCATTCGCAAGGGCGTGCTGTGGGTTGTGCCGAATCTCAACTTTCCCAGCATTATCAAAAGATCGCGCGGGCTGCACGGCGACATGAACCGCAAATTCGCCAAGCTCGACAACCGCGACCCCGAATTCGGCACCGTGCGCCGTATTCAGGAACTCATAAGCCACCCCCGCGTGGCTCTGGTGCTCAACCTGCACGATGGCAGCGGGTATTACCGCCCCACCTTTGAGGACAAACTGCGCAACCCCAACCGCTGGGGGCAGTCAGTCATCATTGATCAGGAAGCGCTTGACGGCGTGTTCATGGGTTCACTGGGGAATGAAGCCCGGCAGGCCGCAGAATCGGCCAACAGCAAGCTGCTCTCGCCGCAACATGCCCTGCACGTGCATAATACCAGAACTGCCGAGGGCGATCACGAGATGGACAAAAGCCTTTCCTACTACGCCGTACGGCAAGGAAAGGCGGCCTTTGGGCTGGAAGCCAGCAAGGAATTTCCTGTTGAAGTGCGGGCATACTATCATCTGCTGATGGTGGAATCGTTTCTTGCGCAGGCCGGGGTGGAATTTACACGCAGCTTTGCGCTTACCCCCGAGGGAGTGCGCGAAGCCCTGCTGGACAAACTTGACGTCACCTTTGCCGACAACAAGGTTTTTCTGCCGCTGGAAGACGTGCGTCCGGCCATCAATCTGCTGCCGCTCTCCAAGGATGCTCCAGCACAGGCGGTCACATCCAAGCCCATCATGGCAGTGCTGCCCTGCGCCAAGGGCGAGGAAGGCCAGTACTGCGTGCACTATGGAAACCGCATGATCACGCTTATCCGCCCCGACTGGCGCGAAATGGATCATAGCATCACGGGCATGCGGGTATTGGCTGACGGGCACGAAACCGAGGCACCCTTCGGGCAGGTGCTGGAGGTGACTAAAAGCCTGCTCGTGCAGCCCGCGGAAGGCTACCGCGTCAACGCCATCGGTTATGACAGCGGCCGCAAGGACGAAAGCGGAGAGACCATGACCCTCAAGGATTTTCAGTCCCGCTTTTCCGTTGACCGCCAGGGCAGGCTATATCGCGTTGAAGTATACAAAGACCAGCGCTTCAGCGGCATGTTTCTGGTGCGTTTTGGTTCAGGCAGCAACCGCCTGACAAGCAAGGAAACTCCATCCATTCCCACGGACAGACTGCCCGACAAACCGGGGCAGGAATCAAATCTGGGGTTCTGA
- a CDS encoding NAD(P)H-dependent glycerol-3-phosphate dehydrogenase, producing the protein MSNPEICVAGGGSWGTALAHLLATNGYKTSLWLRDAAVAEAVCKQHENPRYLPGFALHPSLAATTDPAVLGREIVVLAVPCQQLRGWLAANVAFFRKNVVLVNAAKGIETANLATCAEVTEQSLGHLAPRYAALSGPSFAADVLRGLPTAVVLATADEALGHLLRQIFSGSSFRCYSSTDVMGVEMGGAVKNIMAIAAGVCDGLGLGHNSRAALITRGLAEMSRLGLARGAQPHTFMGLSGLGDLTLTCTGDLSRNRQVGLRLGRGEKLEHITTSLGMVAEGVKTTAAIHELARRLEVDAPLTDAVYSILYEDSDPQEVLHNLMSRRLRDE; encoded by the coding sequence ATGTCCAATCCTGAAATCTGCGTTGCTGGCGGCGGAAGCTGGGGCACGGCCCTGGCCCACCTGCTGGCAACAAACGGCTACAAGACCAGCCTCTGGCTGCGCGATGCCGCAGTGGCCGAGGCTGTGTGCAAACAACACGAAAACCCGCGCTATCTGCCAGGCTTTGCCCTGCATCCCAGCCTTGCAGCAACCACTGACCCTGCCGTCTTGGGCCGGGAGATCGTTGTGCTGGCCGTACCCTGTCAGCAGTTGCGGGGCTGGCTTGCCGCCAACGTCGCCTTCTTCCGCAAAAATGTGGTGTTGGTAAACGCCGCCAAGGGTATTGAAACTGCAAACCTCGCCACGTGCGCTGAGGTGACGGAGCAGAGCCTGGGGCATCTTGCACCACGCTACGCGGCGCTTTCCGGGCCGTCATTTGCGGCGGACGTTCTGCGCGGTCTGCCCACGGCCGTGGTTCTGGCCACGGCGGACGAGGCTCTGGGGCACCTGCTGCGACAGATATTTTCCGGCAGCTCCTTTCGCTGCTACTCCAGCACCGACGTGATGGGCGTTGAAATGGGCGGCGCGGTCAAAAATATCATGGCCATAGCTGCTGGCGTCTGTGACGGCCTCGGCCTAGGGCACAACAGCCGCGCGGCGCTCATTACCCGTGGTCTTGCAGAAATGAGCCGCCTGGGGCTTGCCCGAGGGGCACAGCCGCACACTTTCATGGGGCTTTCGGGCCTTGGCGACCTCACCCTCACATGCACGGGCGACCTTTCGCGTAATCGCCAGGTAGGCCTGCGGCTGGGGCGCGGTGAAAAGCTTGAACATATCACGACCAGCCTTGGCATGGTGGCTGAAGGTGTTAAAACCACCGCCGCCATTCACGAGCTTGCCCGCAGGCTTGAAGTTGACGCACCGCTTACAGACGCCGTGTACAGCATTCTGTATGAAGACAGCGACCCCCAAGAAGTGCTGCACAATCTTATGTCGCGCCGCCTGCGTGACGAATAA